AACATGTTGCATCCAAGCAGAGGGCCTCTTCATCCTTAGGAACTCCCTTCAACCCCCAGTAAGCATCCAGCAGGACTGGAGATGTATGTTTCTCCCTGTTCCTTGCATAAAACTCAGGGATGGTGAGTATTTCTCCAACAAACTCACAAACAAAAGCTCCTTTGGGGAGATTCTCGAGAGTTCTCAGGCCCCAACCTTTTCCATCAGGTGTCAGAAACACCTAGCATTCAGAGAAAACTAGTCATGTAAAACACTGTCACAAAAAAGCAAATTCAAAAGTAAATGCCTAAACCTGAAAAGCAACCTAAGATAACAAGGACCAGAAAATGTACAAGATTAGGATGAACCAAACCtgcaatttataatttacacCTCTCTGCACCACCCGATTGCCACACTGCTTATTGCACCCACATTTGATCCAACACTCTTTGATTACTTTTCTCTGTAAGTGACCCTTACAAGGCTCCGGAAAGTCATCCGCTTTTGATCTCTCAAGAGGGCACTCTGTGCAATTAAGAAGACATTGTTTTTGAGGATCACGAGTCATAGAGATACACTCTTCTAAGAAGTCTTCCTTAATAACACCTTCCGGGGTATAAGCAAATTTTCCCCCAGCTTGACAAGCACATACACAAGGCTTCTGGGAGAAGAGACAATCCCCGAGACATGTAGGACAACATCTTTCATCTCCAATCCgagaaagagaaaaactaacATGGGCATTTTGAAATACCAAATTGTCTGATATATATTGAAACGGTGTAGGAAActctttattaatttcatttacccatgaaatttcaaaattttcttctcccttGGTTATGTCACTTGCATCAAGAACACGCCTTAATTCATTAGATGTAAGATGATGCTGTGGAGCAACCACCAATTCCTTCCTCCCAACATTGTCAACAAATCCATTACCAGAGCAGTGATTATCGAAAGATTCATTTAACATCATAGCTGCCTCACAACAaccattttccttatttttctcaGCATCACCTCTTGAAGGAGATTTCTTCAATACGTCAAGAGCTGGCATCTCATTACCTTCCTGCGATTGATTAGAAGAATTAGTTGCCAATTCCGAGATGCACTCACACATATCAGTCAGAATTTTGATAACATCAAAATTTGGGTCAATGAGTTTATAAGACTGGAGACATCTCAGCTCCATCAGTCCTCTTAGTTCATCTATACTAGGCAATTGGAAATTTGGCCTCCAAGAGCAGAATTGTAACTTAGAGAAATCGTCACCTCTCCCAATTGTGATGAGGCAATCTCTAGGATAGAAGGAATTTCATCAGGAACAGTAGCATGCTCGCAGCTGGTATGTCTCTCACTTCCTGAAGCTGAAGCACTAGAACCTGCAATTTCAGCTGCATGCAAGGATTCTGGAGGTTCCAGCCAATTTGATTTTTCAGTTGAAAAATCCCCAATTGGCAAATCTCTTCCGCTTAATGAATCTATTAAAAAATGTTatggtaaaataaataaataaaggattgaaaatgttagaaaatagAAAGAGGGAAAAGCAACATGTACATTGAACTCCTAGTCTGTCAATGGTATAAACCAAAATGTAATAGTAATATGTACAAACTGCAAATTCATTAGTCCGTGGAGAAAAGCATATATATGCATTACatctttatttctctttctttttaataaagCCAGGTTCAACATATTCCAAACGTCTAAATTATCAAGTGTAGATACCAGCTGAAACCTGAATGTGTAACCCGAGATTATGTACGGCCAAGGTAATAGGTTGAGAACTATACAGTCTAAATTGTATGCCAAAATTTATAGGACATACAGCTACATGGCATACTCCAGACCATGCTTTTCagtttttaagtaatttttgagtAAACTGGAAAAGCTGAATAGATAACaaaccatgaatattatatttcTACACCAGGACCCAATAAAAGCTGCACATAAAAGAATTAAGTGTTGAAAATGTGACCTCCTAAAAAGGTATTTCCACTGTTTTTAAACACTGGTTCATGACTTAAGAAACATGTAACCAATCCTATTAAAAGGATGTCCATTTTACAGTACAGATTACCAAACTTTATAACATCAAAATGGACTCAATTAAATTAGATGCTAGAGAATTGCCACAGAGCTAATCaaatattgatttgaaatgaaaagtgaATTATGGAGGAAAAAGAAAGCAAACGGCATTAATATGGGAATTACAATAATTACCTGGCTGAATAACTGCAAGAGGAACCTCATCCTGTGGCATGTCATCAGTAAAGGGCTCTTCCTTGGGTATAATTAGTGCCTGAGTAGCAGAGACCCTATTGTTAGGAATAATACCAGGCTCAGGAGCTGGATCTTTAATACGCAAGGCAACAGATGCTCTCTCAGGGCCTTTTCCCTTGGAAGCAACATGAGGTGACATAGGTTCCTTTCCTTTGTAGTTAGGCCTAGGTTCTACAATCTGCTTTCCTTTATCCCTACCACTATGATGGGGTGAAACAGGAGCATGAGAGGGAGGCTGAGGGCAAACAGGACCAGGTGAAGCAGGCAGGATTTCTGTCCTTATATTTCCAACATTGGACTGAAGTGACCGGTGTTGTAAAGAAGCAGGAGGTATTTCATTCTCCTCAACTTTAGGCTCTTTTAAAAGAGTTCCAGCAACATTAGAGCTTCCATTTGTATGAGAACAAGTGGCCAGCCCTTCTTGGTTTTTCAATCGTGCTCTTTTTAAGGGGCGAACAAGCTCAACAGGTGTGGAACCTTCTTCGTCAATGTCCTCCTGCTAGGtaagaaaatcaaaacatatcaGTTGACGGAGATGGATGAtgagaagaaggaaaaaaaattctgcAGAACCAGCATAAGTTAGAGAGGTGAGTCACGTACATCATGTGCAGTGCTTTTTTTAGGTTCTGACACCTGAAAAGCAAGAATAATATCAAAGACATCAAGAAATGAAAGTTGATCTTGAACTAAAATGTATTATAAAGGAAAATGTACCTTGCTGTCCTCCTCCTCAAAGATAGCATCAGCAAGAACTCTATAATTCTCTGATTCAATTAGCTCCCAATTTTGTCATACAGCTTTAGAAGCTTCTTCAATACTGGTTTCACTTTTTCCTCGCTAATTCCTATTTCCTTCATCGTGCGGAAGGCTTGCACAACTCTGGGGTTTGGTGCCATGATGCTTTATCAGCTATCACTTTTGCAGGCTTGCAAACACCGCTATTTTTACCTACATTTCTCCATTTTGGCCAGAGAAGGTAGGCAAGAACAGTCAGTCTCATTCCAGGATTGCAAACACCACTAAACTAAACATTTTTAACTTCTAATGTCTACAACTAAATTAAGAGAACTAAACAATAACCTAAAAATAAAGATCATCATACAActttaattaatacaattacaCACTCAAGATCATTCAAGTTCAAGTAAGAAACCTAAAGCTAAAGCCTTCATGATTACAAGCAAAAAAgatcaaccaattcatttttttaccTTAGCAAGAAAAAACCCTTgaagattaaattaatctaaatctaAGACAGAAAACACCGCAggaatgagttttttttttttttaataaataaaattttcacatccTAGGAAAATTTAAGCACATTACATGAGCCTAGTACTTTCGTCTAATCTGATTTTCTTTGAAAGGAAAATCATCTTTAACGTTTCTAGAGAAGCTCAAAAGTTTGACTttctaatttctttctttttctttcttttagtgTCGTTTCAGAGATCAAACAACTTCGTTTCAGCGAGCGTACTGCATTACCGAATACCGTACAGTTCAATTCATTGCTTATGAGGAAAAAGTTTTTCTAGACGACATTTTCCCATCAGACAAACAGAAGTTAAGCCAAGAATTTATCAAAAACCAATGCACTAagctgagaaaaaaaaattaaagcctCGGATTCAAATGTAACGGGAACAAAAACTTCGACTGAAAAATatggggaaaaaaaaaacactgaaAGTGAGAacgagaaagaaaaggaaagaatcgTAGACCAGAAAATCATACCAGAAATTTTCGGTGTGAGAGTGACCTTAGCGTTCGAAAGgtaaaaaattggaaaacatAGGGCAATTTTTGgggtttgagaaaaaaaaaacgaaaaatacgaggattattttttccttttgaagaACAAAATGACAAGGTCAAAATCTACTATTAGTCCCTGTAGTATGCTtaagttatggatttagtcactatactttaatttgaagaaatttaattttgtactttttaaatttgtcaattttaattattatacttttaaaattttaaaatttcaatcttgactCTAGTTAAActatgttattaagcatgtatTATGCGTAAAATTGTAGATTTGTTGGTACGAGTTATCAACAAGGATGAGAAGATGTTGAAGGGAAGTGTTGATTCACCTATGTCAAGTGAAAAATTGATGCAAAGAGAGAATGAGAATACTCTAAGGTTGTTGTGTAAGAGTTACTAGGGAGAGAAGTCGATCTCCCATCCCTCATGCAGTCTAGCTTATATATGGGGTTATTGGTCATCTTGCAGTGTTGCGTGATGGTTTATACAATGTATTACAGGGTTGTGTGGGTTGGCCAAGTGTCATTGCCATTACAGGTTAGTTGCCGTCACGTGTATTGTGTGGTACCTTTGTTCTTGGGATAGTACAAAATGGTTATATTTAGGTGGTCCCAATGAGGGGTGCACAATAGACCATCTCAAAGCTAGCTGGCAAGAGTTGTGGAGGGTCACCATGGACCATTCGACAGCTTGTCACGTGTTGTGCTGTAGTAGGGGTACAACAAAATTCAATCCATGTTCtacaattgaattatttttagtcactatatttttcaaattttagaatttcaatATTGACACAAATTATTAcagttaaatcaattaattagaatttttaattcaCACATAGAAATAGCAAGGTGATAATagtattacatatatatatatcattttttccacattaaattttaaaaatagcataaCTTAATGTATTTAACACtgccaatcaaaattttaaaatttagaaaaaacaggtaaaataaccaaattaaaatataaagactaaatccaCAAATTATGTATAGTACAGGGACTATTAGCAGAATTTAACCCCTTGGCTATGTTATAAAAGCGCGTGACGAAAACGCTAGTGTTGAGCCCACCTTGAGCGTGAAGTGGTTTCAATACTGAAGCTGTCAAATTTCTCCGTTATACTCCGTCCTCAAGAATCAGTTTCAAAAACCCTCCAACAAAAACCCTCTTCCATTTCGTAATATAAACCATGGCGGCTCAACCCAAACGCGGCGGAGTTTCCCTACCCGAGAGGCGGTCTGCCGCCAAGCCGGAATCCAACGTCCTCGCCAGGATCACTTCCTCCCCTCTCGTTTCTCGTGGTAAGCAAGCCGCGTGCGACGCCGCTTTCGTCTCCAAGAAGCTCCTCCGTAGCACCGGAAAGGCTGCTTGGATCGCCGGAACAACTTTCTTGATCTTAGCTGTCCCTTTGATCATCGAGATGGACCGTGAGCAGCAGCTCAATGAGCTTGAGCTACAGCAAGCTAGTCTCCTTGGTGCCCCGCCTACTGCGTCCGTCAGTAAGTGATCAAGTCCGATTGGGTCATTTCAGGTCAGAGCTTgttgtttcatcaattttttgcCTGTTTAGGCCGTTCCCCTTGAGTTACAGTAACCTTTCGATCATGTATGAGTTTTAGATGTAGTTAAGGAATTCAagattttacttcttttttggTGTTTCAAGTTTGAATTTCTTGTGGAATGGCGTTGTCGGACTTGG
The Gossypium raimondii isolate GPD5lz chromosome 8, ASM2569854v1, whole genome shotgun sequence DNA segment above includes these coding regions:
- the LOC105792326 gene encoding mitochondrial import receptor subunit TOM9-2; this encodes MAAQPKRGGVSLPERRSAAKPESNVLARITSSPLVSRGKQAACDAAFVSKKLLRSTGKAAWIAGTTFLILAVPLIIEMDREQQLNELELQQASLLGAPPTASVSK
- the LOC105792324 gene encoding LOW QUALITY PROTEIN: probable inactive histone-lysine N-methyltransferase SUVR1 (The sequence of the model RefSeq protein was modified relative to this genomic sequence to represent the inferred CDS: inserted 2 bases in 2 codons) — translated: MAPNPRVVQAFRTMKEIGISEEKVKPVLKKLLKLYDXNWELIESENYRVLADAIFEEEDSKVSEPKKSTAHDQEDIDEEGSTPVELVRPLKRARLKNQEGLATCSHTNGSSNVAGTLLKEPKVEENEIPPASLQHRSLQSNVGNIRTEILPASPGPVCPQPPSHAPVSPHHSGRDKGKQIVEPRPNYKGKEPMSPHVASKGKGPERASVALRIKDPAPEPGIIPNNRVSATQALIIPKEEPFTDDMPQDEVPLAVIQPDSLSGRDLPIGDFSTEKSNWLEPPESLHAAEIAGSSASASGSERHTSCEHATVPDEIPSILEIASSQLGEVTISLSYNSALGXPNFQLPSIDELRGLMELRCLQSYKLIDPNFDVIKILTDMCECISELATNSSNQSQEGNEMPALDVLKKSPSRGDAEKNKENGCCEAAMMLNESFDNHCSGNGFVDNVGRKELVVAPQHHLTSNELRRVLDASDITKGEENFEISWVNEINKEFPTPFQYISDNLVFQNAHVSFSLSRIGDERCCPTCLGDCLFSQKPCVCACQAGGKFAYTPEGVIKEDFLEECISMTRDPQKQCLLNCTECPLERSKADDFPEPCKGHLQRKVIKECWIKCGCNKQCGNRVVQRGVNYKLQVFLTPDGKGWGLRTLENLPKGAFVCEFVGEILTIPEFYARNREKHTSPVLLDAYWGLKGVPKDEEALCLDATCYGNVARFINHRCLDANLIEIPVEVETPDLHYYHLAFFTTREVHALEELTWDYGIDFDDLDHHVKTFQCRCGSKFCRNMKRSIRSKSATR